In one Nicotiana sylvestris chromosome 8, ASM39365v2, whole genome shotgun sequence genomic region, the following are encoded:
- the LOC104216847 gene encoding uncharacterized protein, translating to MINSSGTPFQVPMLTNENYENWCIRMKPLLGSYDVWEPVEVGGDGAEDDAAFKKKDQRCSLSSIKVWMTGCLDKVKRVRLETLRGEFESSHMKESESVSDYISRVLAIVNQMKRYDENLSDDRVVAKILRSRDSKYNYIIVAIEESKDLDTMSIDEGSLQEHEEKLKKTKEESVEQALQAKLSFKEKDERRGSQQKGRGHGHGRAGKGRGSIQLPNRENRSQDSNQGKGHGRGYSEGLNLELNGIKKYYTRCSWA from the exons ATGATAAATAGTAGTGGAACTCCATTTCAAGTTCCTATGCTCACAAACGAGAACTATGAAAATTGGTGTATCCGGATGAAGCCTTTGCTTGGTTCCTATGATGTTTGGGAACCAGTGGAAGTCGGAGGTGATGGAGCGGAAGATGATGCTGCCTTTAAAAAGAAAGATCAAAGGTGCTCACTCTCATCCATCAAAGTTTGGATGACAGGAT GTTTGGATAAAGTGAAAAGAGTTCGTCTCGAAACTTTAAGAGGAGAGTTTGAATCATCGCATATGAAGGAATCCGAATCCGTTTCGGATTATATTTCAAGAGTTTTGGCTATTGTCAATCAAATGAAGAGATATGATGAAAACTTGAGTGATGATAGGGTCGTTGCAAAAATACTACGATCCCGTGATTCaaaatataattatattattGTGGCTATTGAAGAGTCCAAGGATTTGGATACCATGTCCATTGATGAAGGTTCTTTGCAAGAACAtgaagaaaagttgaagaaaacGAAAGAAGAATCGGTTGAACAAGCGTTGCAAGCAAAACTTTCTTTCAAGGAGAAAGATGAAAGGCGTGGCTCGCAACAAAAAGGTCGTGGACATGGACACGGTCGTGCTGGAAAAGGAAGAGGTAGTATCCAACTACCAAATAGAGAAAATAGGAGCCAAGACTCTAATCAAGGAAAAGGTCATGGAAGAG GTTACTCTGAAGGATTAAACTTGGAACTCAATGGAATCAAAAAGTATTATACTAGATGTTCATGGGCTTGA